A window of the Xenopus laevis strain J_2021 chromosome 9_10L, Xenopus_laevis_v10.1, whole genome shotgun sequence genome harbors these coding sequences:
- the socs1.L gene encoding suppressor of cytokine signaling 1 L homeolog isoform X1, whose product MVAHSKVEADNAVADRRSPHLEASVSDRSQIQPARALHPSPGRATPALLLSDTHFRTFRSHSDFTVITKTSSMLDTCGFYWGPMDVNVAHDKLKSEPIGTFLIRDSKQKNCFFAISVKTARETVSIRIKFHAGKFSLDGSKELFSCLFQLVEHYMTSPKKMLVSPLRKVRLRPLQELCRKSILATFGRQNLDSIPLNRVLKDYLKSFPFQI is encoded by the coding sequence ATGGTAGCACACAGTAAGGTGGAAGCAGATAATGCAGTTGCAGATAGAAGATCTCCGCACCTGGAAGCTTCAGTCTCTGATCGTTCACAAATCCAACCTGCCAGAGCACTCCATCCCAGCCCAGGACGTGCCACTCCTGCTTTGCTGCTCAGTGATACCCACTTCCGCACCTTCCGCTCACACTCGGATTTCACTGTCATCACCAAGACCAGTAGCATGCTGGATACTTGCGGCTTCTACTGGGGACCTATGGATGTCAACGTGGCTCACGACAAGCTCAAATCGGAGCCCATAGGTACCTTCCTCATCAGGGACAGTAAACAAAAGAACTGTTTCTTTGCAATCAGTGTTAAAACAGCCAGGGAAACTGTCAGCATCCGGATTAAGTTTCATGCTGGTAAATTCAGCCTAGATGGCAGCAAAGAGTTGTTCAGTTGCCTCTTTCAGCTGGTGGAACATTACATGACTTCTCCGAAGAAGATGctggtttctcctttaaggaaagtcaGGTTACGACCTTTGCAAGAACTCTGCCGAAAAAGCATCTTAGCGACTTTTGGGAGGCAGAACCTGGACAGTATCCCCTTGAACAGGGTGTTAAAGGACTACCTAAAGTCTTTCCCGTTTCAGATCTAA